The Longimicrobiaceae bacterium genome includes a window with the following:
- the pruA gene encoding L-glutamate gamma-semialdehyde dehydrogenase — MNSIPQVPQPVNEPVLSYAPGTPERAELKAALERMSGEQVEIPVMVGGKEIRTGDTESSVMPHDHGHVLATWHKAGEAEVRQAVDAAREAQRDWARWPWEERAAVFLRAAELLATRYRPILNAATMLGQSKTAHQAEIDAACELIDFFRFNVHFAQQLYSEQPLSGPGTWNRLDHRPLEGFVYAVTPFNFTSIAANLPTAPALLGNVAIWKPAASAMYSSYYIMRLLEEAGLPPGVVNMVPGDPVAISDVLLRDRALAGVHFTGSTAVFQHIWKTVGDNIGGYAGYPRLVGETGGKDFIVAHASADPDALAVAIVRGGYEYQGQKCSAASRIYVPDSLWPRVRERTLEMMSEIRVGDPADFRNFMGAVIDRKAYDKITGYVRHAQEADDVEVLAGGGFSDEKGYFVDPTLVQSKDPAYQLMCEEVFGPVVALHVYPEAKWHETLRVVDRTTPYALTGAIFANDRRAVLEAEHELRHAAGNYYINDKPTGAVVGQQPFGGGRASGTNDKAGSILNLVRWISPRTIKETFSPPRSWQYPFMGEE; from the coding sequence ATGAATTCCATACCGCAGGTCCCGCAGCCCGTGAACGAGCCCGTGCTCTCCTACGCCCCAGGCACTCCTGAGCGCGCGGAGCTGAAGGCCGCGTTGGAGCGCATGTCCGGCGAGCAGGTGGAGATCCCCGTCATGGTCGGCGGGAAGGAGATCCGCACCGGCGACACCGAGAGCTCCGTGATGCCGCACGACCACGGGCACGTCCTCGCCACCTGGCACAAGGCCGGGGAGGCGGAGGTCCGGCAGGCGGTGGATGCGGCGCGCGAGGCCCAGCGCGACTGGGCCCGCTGGCCGTGGGAGGAGCGGGCGGCGGTCTTCCTGCGCGCGGCGGAGCTGCTGGCGACGCGGTACCGGCCCATCCTGAACGCGGCGACGATGCTGGGGCAGAGCAAGACCGCGCACCAGGCGGAGATCGACGCGGCCTGCGAGCTGATCGACTTCTTCCGCTTCAACGTCCACTTCGCGCAGCAGCTCTACTCCGAGCAGCCCCTCTCGGGGCCGGGGACGTGGAACCGGCTGGACCACCGGCCGCTGGAGGGCTTCGTCTACGCGGTGACGCCGTTCAACTTCACCTCGATCGCGGCGAACCTCCCCACCGCACCCGCGCTCCTGGGGAACGTGGCGATCTGGAAGCCGGCGGCCAGCGCCATGTACAGCAGCTACTACATCATGCGGCTGCTGGAGGAGGCCGGGCTCCCGCCGGGGGTGGTGAACATGGTCCCCGGCGACCCGGTGGCGATCAGCGACGTGCTGCTGCGCGACCGCGCCCTCGCCGGGGTCCACTTCACCGGCTCCACCGCGGTGTTCCAGCACATCTGGAAAACGGTGGGCGACAACATCGGCGGCTACGCCGGCTACCCGCGGCTGGTGGGGGAGACGGGCGGCAAGGACTTCATCGTGGCGCACGCCAGCGCCGACCCGGACGCGCTCGCCGTCGCCATCGTCCGCGGCGGCTACGAGTACCAGGGACAGAAGTGCAGCGCCGCCTCGCGCATCTACGTCCCGGACTCCCTCTGGCCACGAGTGCGGGAGCGGACCCTGGAGATGATGTCCGAGATCCGCGTCGGCGACCCGGCGGACTTCCGCAACTTCATGGGCGCCGTGATCGACCGGAAGGCGTACGACAAGATCACCGGCTACGTCAGGCACGCGCAGGAGGCGGACGACGTGGAGGTCCTCGCGGGCGGCGGGTTCAGCGACGAGAAGGGCTACTTCGTCGACCCAACGCTGGTGCAGAGCAAGGACCCCGCGTACCAGCTCATGTGCGAGGAGGTGTTCGGGCCGGTGGTGGCGCTGCACGTCTACCCGGAGGCGAAGTGGCACGAGACGCTCCGCGTCGTGGACCGCACCACCCCGTACGCGCTGACCGGCGCCATCTTCGCCAACGACCGGCGTGCGGTCCTGGAGGCGGAGCACGAGCTGCGGCACGCTGCGGGCAACTACTACATCAACGACAAGCCCACCGGCGCCGTGGTGGGGCAACAGCCCTTCGGGGGCGGGCGCGCCAGCGGCACCAACGACAAGGCGGGCTCCATCCTGAACCTGGTCCGCTGGATCTCGCCGCGGACCATCAAGGAGACCTTCTCGCCGCCGCGGAGCTGGCAGTACCCCTTTATGGGCGAGGAGTAG
- a CDS encoding NifU family protein, with product MLDRIEDTLDTIRPALRSDGGDVELVGFDDTAGTVQVRLMGACSACPISTMTMKQGIERRLKAAVPEVREVQAV from the coding sequence ATCCTGGACCGGATCGAGGACACGCTCGACACCATCCGCCCCGCGCTTCGCTCCGACGGCGGCGACGTGGAGCTGGTGGGGTTCGACGACACGGCCGGCACGGTGCAGGTGCGGCTGATGGGGGCGTGCAGCGCCTGCCCGATCTCGACCATGACCATGAAGCAGGGGATCGAGCGCCGCCTCAAGGCGGCCGTTCCGGAGGTCCGGGAAGTCCAGGCGGTCTGA
- a CDS encoding Mrp/NBP35 family ATP-binding protein gives MNVESNQTLRRVAAALAGVVHPQSGDDVVSSGRVRDLQVLEDGTVRFRFVLQPDDPGTLVRQARAAAEAVDGVGKVKIDISLPTSGPPKPGRKAPGSVPAPRPNPNLLPGIGRVIAVSSGKGGVGKSTVATNLAAALAAEGHRVGVLDADVYGPNVPLMFGERRRPNVTGTKGAEKIEPLEAHGVRLMSLGFLLDDEQPAIMRGPLIAGILKQFLEQVEWGPLDYLVVDMPPGTGDAQLSLVQTVNVDGVVMVTTPQDVSTGDVLRGIKMFERTNTRVLGIVENMSGFVCPCCSQRYEIFGHGGGVRLAEQTGVPFLGDVPLEMEVRHGGDAGTPVVVASPESPAGMALREIAGRVVARLAEPAAGPHPAA, from the coding sequence ATGAACGTGGAGAGCAACCAGACGCTGCGCCGGGTGGCCGCGGCCCTCGCCGGGGTGGTGCACCCGCAGAGCGGCGACGACGTGGTGTCCAGCGGGCGCGTGCGCGACCTGCAGGTGCTGGAGGACGGGACGGTCCGCTTCCGTTTCGTCCTGCAGCCCGACGACCCCGGGACGCTGGTCCGCCAGGCGCGCGCCGCCGCGGAAGCGGTCGACGGCGTGGGGAAGGTGAAGATCGACATCTCCCTCCCCACCTCGGGTCCGCCGAAGCCGGGCCGCAAGGCGCCGGGCTCGGTCCCCGCGCCCAGGCCCAACCCGAACCTCCTCCCCGGCATCGGCCGGGTGATCGCGGTCAGCTCCGGGAAGGGCGGGGTGGGGAAGAGCACCGTCGCGACGAACCTGGCCGCCGCGCTGGCTGCCGAGGGGCACCGCGTGGGGGTGCTGGACGCCGACGTGTACGGCCCCAACGTCCCCCTGATGTTCGGGGAGCGCCGCCGCCCGAACGTGACCGGCACCAAGGGGGCGGAGAAGATCGAGCCGCTGGAGGCGCACGGCGTCCGCCTGATGAGCCTGGGCTTCCTGCTCGACGACGAGCAGCCGGCGATCATGCGCGGCCCGCTGATCGCCGGCATCCTCAAGCAGTTCCTGGAGCAGGTGGAGTGGGGCCCGCTGGACTACCTGGTCGTGGACATGCCCCCCGGCACCGGGGACGCGCAGCTCTCGCTCGTGCAGACGGTGAACGTGGACGGGGTGGTGATGGTCACCACTCCGCAGGACGTGTCCACCGGCGACGTGCTCCGGGGGATCAAGATGTTCGAGCGCACCAACACCCGCGTGCTCGGCATCGTGGAGAACATGAGCGGCTTCGTCTGCCCCTGCTGCAGCCAGCGCTACGAGATCTTCGGCCACGGCGGCGGCGTCCGCCTCGCGGAGCAGACCGGCGTCCCCTTCCTGGGCGACGTGCCGCTGGAGATGGAGGTGCGCCACGGCGGGGACGCCGGCACCCCGGTGGTGGTCGCCTCCCCGGAGTCCCCCGCCGGCATGGCTCTGCGCGAGATCGCCGGCAGGGTAGTGGCGCGCCTGGCGGAGCCCGCGGCGGGCCCCCACCCGGCGGCCTGA
- a CDS encoding toast rack family protein, translated as MFDAAIARRTLLAAALAAITGCGSAAASDAQSWRTVTSSRQPSGERALDVQVEYGAGRLRVAPAERPVLYQFEMRYDEGQVSPLTEYDRASGRLRVGMESRDRKRGIRMDRISDESRADLRLSRDVPLDLELKFGAGDADIDLGGLAVRKLRVATGASETVVAFGKPNRVAADEVRLEAGAAKFEARGLGNARADRFRFKGGVGETVLDFGGAWDRNATATISMGIGSLTLRFPRSLGVRVVKDSFLTSFDATGMVKRGGAYYSRNWETAQNRLTVEVDAALGSIDVDWIDE; from the coding sequence ATGTTTGACGCGGCGATCGCCCGCCGCACCCTGCTGGCCGCCGCCCTCGCGGCGATCACCGGGTGCGGGTCGGCGGCGGCCTCCGACGCCCAGAGCTGGCGCACGGTCACCTCTTCGCGGCAGCCGTCCGGCGAGCGGGCCCTGGACGTCCAGGTGGAGTACGGCGCCGGGAGGCTGCGGGTGGCCCCGGCCGAGCGGCCGGTCCTCTACCAGTTCGAGATGCGGTACGACGAGGGCCAGGTGAGCCCGCTCACCGAGTACGACCGCGCGTCGGGGAGGCTCCGGGTGGGGATGGAGTCGCGCGACCGGAAGCGCGGGATCCGCATGGACCGCATCTCCGACGAGTCCCGCGCCGACCTCCGCCTGAGCCGGGACGTCCCGCTCGACCTGGAGCTGAAGTTCGGCGCGGGCGACGCGGACATCGACCTCGGCGGGCTGGCCGTGCGGAAGCTGCGCGTCGCGACCGGGGCCAGCGAGACCGTCGTCGCCTTCGGGAAGCCCAACCGGGTCGCCGCGGACGAGGTGCGGCTGGAGGCCGGGGCGGCGAAGTTCGAGGCTCGCGGGCTGGGGAACGCGCGCGCCGACCGCTTCCGGTTCAAGGGCGGGGTCGGCGAGACGGTGCTCGACTTCGGCGGCGCGTGGGACCGGAACGCGACGGCTACGATCTCCATGGGGATCGGGTCGCTCACGCTGCGCTTCCCCCGCAGCCTGGGGGTGCGGGTGGTCAAGGACTCGTTCCTGACCAGCTTCGACGCGACGGGAATGGTGAAGCGGGGAGGGGCGTACTACAGCCGCAACTGGGAGACGGCCCAGAACCGCCTGACGGTGGAGGTGGACGCCGCGCTCGGCTCCATCGACGTGGACTGGATCGACGAGTAG
- a CDS encoding polymer-forming cytoskeletal protein has product MRTDILKVPALLLGAALLAADGAPLAAQSTAGDEVRREAAEARREATREAARAHREAAQESARAQREAAREMARARAEAARAGVSVLTGDHVVAKGETVDGDMVVVGGDLRVEGEVRGNAVVTGGDLVMEEGGTVLGDAVVTGGELIDNGGSILGEMRTVGVDGHIPALQAPPRPPRAPEHAARFGGSWFEPIGRGIAGVFSTLALGLVLAGIGAGLVFYGLPYLRKVSDTVRSSPGRSAAVGLAASFLIVPAFVLLVVALAVSIIGIPLLLVAVPLYPVMVVAAFGFGLLAVAHLIGEYTAEQRGGFDFSYRNAYAYVFFGVGLLLAPLLAAHMIGMIGFLGWAGALLKVVGGMILWVAATLGVGAVILTRAGTRENYFARGYDPVLDEDPVFDAEPAAREPHV; this is encoded by the coding sequence ATGCGAACTGACATTCTCAAGGTACCGGCGCTGCTGCTCGGTGCGGCTCTCCTGGCAGCCGACGGGGCGCCCCTGGCGGCGCAGAGCACGGCGGGCGACGAGGTGCGCCGCGAGGCGGCGGAGGCCCGGCGCGAGGCGACGCGTGAGGCCGCCCGGGCCCACCGGGAGGCGGCCCAGGAGTCTGCACGGGCCCAGCGCGAAGCGGCACGAGAGATGGCCCGGGCGCGGGCCGAGGCGGCCCGGGCGGGGGTCTCCGTGCTCACCGGCGACCACGTGGTCGCGAAGGGTGAGACCGTGGACGGCGACATGGTGGTCGTCGGCGGCGACCTGCGGGTGGAGGGCGAGGTCCGCGGCAACGCCGTGGTGACCGGGGGCGACCTGGTGATGGAGGAGGGCGGCACGGTCCTCGGCGACGCGGTGGTGACCGGGGGCGAGCTGATCGACAACGGCGGCAGCATCCTCGGCGAGATGCGCACTGTGGGGGTGGACGGGCACATCCCCGCGCTCCAGGCGCCTCCGCGCCCGCCCCGGGCTCCCGAGCACGCGGCGCGATTCGGCGGCTCGTGGTTCGAGCCCATCGGCCGGGGGATCGCGGGGGTGTTCTCCACCCTCGCCCTGGGGCTGGTGCTCGCGGGGATCGGCGCCGGCCTGGTGTTCTACGGCCTCCCCTACCTGCGCAAGGTGAGCGACACGGTGCGGAGCTCCCCGGGGCGCTCCGCGGCGGTGGGGCTCGCGGCCAGCTTCCTGATCGTGCCGGCGTTCGTCCTCCTGGTGGTCGCCCTGGCGGTGTCCATCATCGGGATTCCGCTCCTCCTGGTGGCCGTCCCGCTCTACCCGGTGATGGTGGTCGCCGCCTTCGGGTTCGGGCTCCTGGCGGTGGCGCACCTGATCGGCGAGTACACGGCGGAGCAGCGCGGCGGCTTCGACTTCAGCTACCGGAACGCGTACGCCTACGTCTTCTTCGGGGTCGGCCTCCTCCTGGCGCCGCTGCTGGCGGCACACATGATCGGGATGATCGGCTTCCTCGGGTGGGCGGGCGCGCTCCTCAAGGTGGTCGGCGGGATGATCCTGTGGGTGGCCGCCACCCTCGGCGTGGGCGCGGTGATCCTGACCCGCGCCGGAACGCGGGAGAACTACTTCGCCCGGGGCTACGACCCGGTGCTCGACGAGGACCCGGTCTTCGACGCGGAGCCGGCCGCGAGGGAGCCCCATGTTTGA
- a CDS encoding zf-HC2 domain-containing protein — protein MSYPFGHVPQWTLELYAEDALPPDEREEVRTHVEGCALCAAELESSRALFASLAQLPRFAPSPGFEDAVMARVTIRPEGSAALARARRWLPATRRGWMMLFAALVAPFVPLLAVAAWLLTQPLVTAGGLMTMAERWAGQAAGAAADGMVDMVARSGIVEWGQGAVGAMWGNPTGELSLVAMFMALATPVAAYTLVRLLRTPMRGVAHAN, from the coding sequence GTGTCATACCCGTTCGGCCACGTGCCGCAGTGGACACTGGAGCTGTACGCGGAGGACGCCCTCCCGCCCGACGAGCGGGAGGAGGTCCGGACGCACGTGGAGGGCTGCGCCCTCTGCGCGGCGGAGCTGGAGTCCAGCAGGGCGCTGTTCGCCTCGCTGGCGCAGCTCCCCCGGTTCGCGCCGTCCCCCGGGTTCGAAGACGCCGTGATGGCGAGGGTGACGATCCGCCCCGAGGGCTCCGCCGCGCTGGCGAGGGCGCGGCGGTGGCTCCCGGCGACCCGGCGCGGCTGGATGATGCTCTTCGCCGCGCTGGTGGCGCCCTTCGTTCCGCTGCTGGCGGTAGCGGCGTGGCTCCTCACGCAGCCGCTGGTGACCGCGGGCGGGCTGATGACGATGGCGGAGCGGTGGGCCGGCCAGGCGGCCGGCGCCGCGGCCGACGGGATGGTGGATATGGTGGCGCGGAGCGGGATCGTGGAGTGGGGGCAGGGTGCGGTCGGGGCGATGTGGGGGAACCCCACGGGCGAGCTTTCCCTGGTCGCGATGTTCATGGCACTGGCGACGCCGGTCGCGGCGTACACGCTGGTTCGACTTCTTCGGACCCCCATGAGGGGCGTGGCCCATGCGAACTGA
- a CDS encoding sigma-70 family RNA polymerase sigma factor, with amino-acid sequence MDQTQVPDHELVTRARKGSEAAYRELLGRYQRPVFSLVYRMVRDREKAEDLTQETFVKVFNNIDRYDPKYKFSSWIFKIATNVSIDALRKKEPDTVSLDGSRHATTDEEVESTRITAVSQDENPEELLEARELGAEIEKAIGRLRPEYKTAVLLRHVEGRAYEEIAEIMAVPLGTVKTYIHRARGELRESLAHTRT; translated from the coding sequence TTGGACCAGACCCAAGTACCCGACCACGAGCTCGTCACCCGCGCCCGCAAGGGGAGCGAGGCGGCGTACCGGGAGCTGCTCGGCCGCTACCAGCGTCCGGTGTTCTCGCTCGTGTACCGCATGGTCCGGGACCGGGAGAAGGCGGAGGACCTGACGCAGGAGACCTTCGTGAAGGTCTTCAACAACATCGACCGGTACGACCCCAAGTACAAGTTCTCGAGCTGGATCTTCAAGATCGCCACCAACGTGTCCATCGACGCGCTCCGGAAGAAGGAGCCGGACACCGTTTCGCTCGATGGCTCGCGACATGCCACGACGGACGAAGAGGTCGAGTCGACGCGCATCACTGCGGTCTCCCAGGACGAGAACCCCGAGGAGCTGCTGGAGGCCCGCGAGCTGGGCGCGGAGATCGAGAAGGCCATCGGCCGGCTCCGGCCCGAGTACAAGACGGCGGTCCTCCTCCGCCACGTGGAGGGACGGGCGTACGAGGAGATCGCGGAGATCATGGCGGTGCCGCTGGGCACCGTGAAGACATACATCCACCGCGCGCGCGGCGAGCTACGCGAATCGCTCGCGCACACGCGGACCTGA
- a CDS encoding class I SAM-dependent methyltransferase, translating to MPSAPSRPTVLPAPADKAAQVRRMFSSIAPRYDLLNHLLSANVDRLWRRRAVDRLGWERAPEGRYLDNCAGTLDLAVELARRPGFRGRVVGSDFTFAMLERGQDKVTRLPVWSACADALMLPYPDATFDGSTVGFGVRNLADLDAGLRESARVLRPGARLVILEFTTPSWQPFRGLYFFYFLRVLPLIGRLVSKHSSAYSYLPESVLGFPEPPALAEKMRRAGFEEVGWKTLSGGIAAIHWGTRR from the coding sequence ATGCCGTCCGCACCCAGCCGCCCAACCGTGCTCCCCGCGCCCGCCGACAAGGCCGCGCAGGTGCGCAGGATGTTCTCGTCGATCGCGCCGCGGTACGACCTCCTGAACCACCTGCTCTCGGCCAACGTCGACAGGCTGTGGCGCCGCCGCGCGGTGGACAGGCTGGGGTGGGAGCGGGCGCCGGAGGGGCGCTACCTGGACAACTGCGCTGGGACGCTGGACCTGGCGGTGGAGCTGGCGCGGCGCCCCGGCTTCCGGGGCCGCGTGGTGGGGAGCGACTTCACCTTCGCCATGCTGGAGCGCGGCCAGGACAAGGTCACGCGCCTCCCGGTGTGGTCCGCCTGCGCGGACGCGCTGATGCTCCCCTACCCGGACGCGACCTTCGACGGGTCCACCGTGGGGTTCGGGGTGCGCAACCTGGCGGACCTGGACGCGGGGCTCCGCGAGTCGGCGCGGGTGCTCAGGCCGGGGGCGCGGCTGGTGATCCTGGAGTTCACCACGCCCTCCTGGCAGCCGTTCCGGGGGCTGTACTTCTTCTACTTCCTCCGGGTGCTCCCGCTGATCGGGCGGCTCGTGTCGAAGCACTCCTCCGCCTACAGCTACCTCCCGGAGTCGGTGCTCGGCTTCCCGGAGCCGCCGGCGCTCGCGGAGAAGATGCGCCGCGCGGGGTTCGAAGAGGTGGGGTGGAAGACGCTCTCCGGGGGGATCGCCGCCATCCACTGGGGGACGCGCCGCTGA
- a CDS encoding menaquinone biosynthesis decarboxylase produces the protein MIFQNLREFLRYLDRTGQLVRVRQPVSVDLEMAEITDRTMKLPGGGPALLFERPVLMDGTESDIPVAINIFGSWRRMSAALGVRDVEEHARRIAELVKPEIPKGLWGKMQLLPKLAELAKVPPRPFRGKPPCQEIVLREGEFDLTRLPVLKTWPDDGGPFITLPMVITADPETGVQNIGMYRMQVFGPESTGMHWQRHKGGAGHYRAWKRTRGGRMPVVVAIGGDPATMYTPSAPLPPGIDEYLFGGFLRREPVYTAKALTADLTVPAQAEIVLEGYVDTDEELAVEGPFGDHTGFYTLEDLYPVFHVTTVTMRSDPVYPATLVGRPPVEDVYLGGATERIFLPLARLTMPEIVDYHMPPEGVFHNLVFVSIRKEYPGHAWKVMHGLWGMGLMSLAKVIVVVDEWIDVRNVQEAWWYTLGNIDPERDVRFSKGPVDDLDHASQLPSYGSKMGLDATKKWPEEGFTRPWPEMIEMDPRVKARVDRVWEALGIEPLE, from the coding sequence ATGATCTTTCAGAACCTGCGCGAGTTCCTGCGCTACCTGGACCGGACGGGCCAGCTGGTGCGCGTCCGGCAGCCGGTGTCGGTGGACCTGGAGATGGCGGAGATCACCGACCGCACCATGAAGCTCCCGGGTGGCGGGCCGGCGCTCCTCTTCGAGCGGCCGGTGCTGATGGACGGCACGGAGAGCGACATCCCCGTGGCGATCAACATCTTCGGGAGCTGGCGGCGGATGTCGGCGGCGCTGGGGGTGCGCGACGTGGAGGAGCACGCCCGGCGCATCGCGGAGCTGGTCAAGCCGGAGATCCCCAAGGGGCTCTGGGGGAAGATGCAGCTCCTCCCCAAGCTGGCGGAGCTGGCGAAGGTGCCGCCGCGGCCGTTCCGGGGGAAGCCGCCCTGCCAGGAGATCGTGCTGCGCGAGGGGGAGTTCGACCTGACCCGGCTCCCGGTGCTGAAGACCTGGCCGGACGACGGCGGGCCCTTCATCACCCTCCCGATGGTGATCACCGCCGACCCCGAGACCGGGGTGCAGAACATCGGGATGTACCGGATGCAGGTGTTCGGGCCGGAGTCCACGGGGATGCACTGGCAGCGCCACAAGGGCGGCGCGGGGCACTACCGGGCGTGGAAGCGGACGCGCGGGGGGCGGATGCCGGTGGTGGTCGCCATCGGCGGCGACCCGGCGACCATGTACACGCCCAGCGCGCCGCTCCCGCCGGGGATCGACGAGTACCTGTTCGGCGGGTTCCTGCGGCGCGAGCCGGTGTACACGGCGAAGGCGCTGACCGCCGACCTCACCGTCCCCGCGCAGGCGGAGATCGTGCTGGAGGGGTACGTGGACACCGACGAGGAGCTGGCCGTGGAGGGCCCCTTCGGCGACCACACCGGCTTCTACACGCTGGAGGACCTGTACCCCGTCTTCCACGTGACCACGGTCACCATGCGGAGCGACCCGGTGTACCCCGCCACGCTGGTGGGGCGCCCGCCGGTGGAGGACGTGTACCTGGGCGGGGCGACGGAGCGGATCTTCCTGCCCCTGGCGCGGCTCACCATGCCGGAGATCGTGGACTACCACATGCCCCCGGAGGGGGTGTTCCACAACCTGGTCTTCGTCTCCATCCGCAAGGAGTATCCGGGGCACGCCTGGAAGGTGATGCACGGGCTCTGGGGGATGGGGCTGATGTCGCTGGCCAAGGTGATCGTGGTGGTGGACGAGTGGATCGACGTGCGGAACGTGCAGGAGGCGTGGTGGTACACGCTCGGCAACATCGACCCGGAGCGGGACGTCCGCTTCAGCAAGGGGCCGGTGGACGACCTGGACCACGCGTCGCAGCTCCCCTCCTACGGGAGCAAGATGGGGCTCGACGCGACGAAGAAGTGGCCCGAGGAAGGGTTCACGCGCCCCTGGCCCGAGATGATCGAGATGGACCCGCGGGTGAAGGCGCGGGTGGACCGGGTGTGGGAGGCGCTGGGGATCGAGCCGCTGGAGTGA
- a CDS encoding UbiA-like polyprenyltransferase — protein MAEHVFEGQHIHGRGRLVDYSNLVKLPHTVFALPFALVGATLASYHFPVRWTDLLLILVAFTSARFAAMGFNRIVDRVIDARNPRTRMREIPAGKLTVGQASASVALASVLFLVCAALLNPLCLALAPFALGWIFFYSYTKRFTRWAHLVLGFALAIAPVGAYLAIAGEWSRPPAALLVLAGAVLTWVAGFDVLYSLQDMEFDRAQGLHSVPAAFGARGALAVSRLLHLACAGLFFLLGTLVPEVGGLYYAGAVLVTVMLAYEQSLVRADDFSRIDAAFFNINGVISVGFFLLVLLERLLA, from the coding sequence GTGGCTGAGCACGTTTTCGAAGGGCAGCACATCCACGGGCGCGGGCGCCTGGTGGACTACTCCAACCTGGTGAAGCTGCCGCACACGGTCTTCGCCCTGCCGTTCGCGCTGGTGGGGGCGACGCTGGCGTCGTACCACTTCCCGGTGCGCTGGACGGACCTGCTCCTGATCCTGGTGGCCTTCACCTCGGCGCGCTTCGCGGCGATGGGGTTCAACCGGATCGTGGACCGGGTCATCGACGCGCGGAACCCGCGGACGCGGATGCGGGAGATCCCCGCCGGGAAGCTGACGGTGGGGCAGGCGTCCGCCTCGGTGGCGCTGGCAAGCGTGCTCTTCCTGGTCTGCGCCGCCCTGCTGAACCCGCTCTGCCTGGCGCTGGCGCCCTTCGCGCTGGGGTGGATCTTCTTCTACTCCTACACCAAGCGCTTCACCCGCTGGGCGCACCTGGTGCTCGGCTTCGCGCTGGCGATCGCGCCGGTGGGGGCGTACCTCGCCATCGCCGGGGAGTGGAGCCGGCCTCCGGCCGCGCTCCTCGTGCTGGCGGGGGCGGTGCTCACCTGGGTGGCCGGCTTCGACGTGCTGTACTCGCTGCAGGACATGGAGTTCGACCGCGCGCAGGGGCTTCACTCCGTCCCGGCGGCCTTCGGGGCGCGGGGCGCGCTGGCCGTCTCGCGGCTGCTGCACCTGGCGTGCGCGGGGCTCTTCTTCCTCCTGGGGACGCTGGTCCCGGAGGTGGGCGGGCTCTACTACGCGGGGGCGGTGCTGGTCACGGTGATGCTGGCCTACGAGCAGAGCCTGGTGCGGGCGGACGACTTCTCCCGGATCGACGCGGCGTTCTTCAACATCAACGGCGTCATCTCCGTCGGCTTCTTCCTGCTGGTGCTCCTGGAAAGGCTGCTGGCGTGA
- a CDS encoding flavin prenyltransferase UbiX, whose protein sequence is MRPAADAPITFGLTGASGAPYAVRLLRALNETATPTRLIVSSYGWRLLAEESGIDGMEALRAATGDWSRVEVYDALDRGATPASGSAPSRGMVICPCSMGTLASIAAGTSRNLVERAADVALKERRPLILVPRETPLSLVHLENMTRLTRAGATVMPAAPGFYARPQSIGDLVDFVVARILDHLGVEHGIGRRWRSGEQTNAE, encoded by the coding sequence GTGAGGCCGGCCGCGGACGCGCCGATCACCTTCGGGCTGACGGGGGCCTCGGGGGCGCCGTACGCGGTGCGCCTCCTCCGCGCCCTGAACGAGACGGCCACGCCCACGCGGCTGATCGTCTCCTCGTACGGGTGGCGGCTGCTGGCGGAGGAGTCCGGGATCGACGGCATGGAAGCGCTGCGCGCCGCCACCGGCGACTGGTCGCGGGTGGAGGTGTACGACGCGCTGGACCGCGGCGCCACCCCGGCCTCCGGCTCGGCGCCCTCGCGCGGGATGGTGATCTGTCCCTGTTCCATGGGGACGCTGGCCTCCATCGCCGCGGGGACCTCGCGCAACCTGGTGGAGCGCGCAGCGGACGTGGCGCTCAAGGAGCGGCGCCCGCTGATCCTGGTCCCCCGGGAGACGCCGCTCTCGCTGGTCCACCTCGAGAACATGACCCGCCTGACCCGCGCCGGCGCCACGGTGATGCCGGCCGCGCCGGGCTTCTACGCGCGCCCGCAGAGCATCGGCGACCTGGTGGACTTCGTGGTGGCGCGCATCCTCGATCACCTGGGGGTGGAGCACGGGATCGGGCGGAGGTGGAGGAGCGGGGAACAAACGAATGCAGAATGA
- a CDS encoding metallophosphoesterase family protein, whose product MKVGIISDTHGLLRPEVFSVFEGVEHILHAGDVGPVDLLVELEAIAPVTAVWGNTDGWEVHGRVPEVARVELAGVRVTVVHGMQVGSPTPAKVAAAYPGADLVVFGHSHRAVVEQVGGVLAVNPGSAGPRRFRDPVTVALAELSPGRTSARLVELEV is encoded by the coding sequence ATGAAGGTCGGCATCATCTCCGACACCCACGGCCTCCTCCGGCCCGAGGTGTTCTCGGTCTTCGAGGGCGTCGAGCACATCCTGCACGCGGGGGACGTGGGCCCCGTGGACCTGCTCGTCGAGCTGGAGGCGATCGCGCCGGTCACGGCGGTCTGGGGGAACACGGACGGGTGGGAGGTGCACGGGAGGGTGCCGGAGGTGGCGCGCGTGGAGCTGGCCGGGGTCCGGGTGACGGTCGTGCACGGGATGCAGGTGGGGTCGCCCACCCCGGCGAAGGTCGCCGCAGCGTACCCCGGCGCCGACCTGGTGGTTTTCGGGCACTCGCACCGGGCGGTCGTCGAGCAGGTGGGGGGCGTGCTGGCGGTGAACCCGGGGAGCGCGGGGCCGCGCCGCTTCCGCGACCCGGTCACGGTGGCGCTCGCGGAGCTGTCTCCCGGACGGACGTCCGCACGGCTGGTGGAGCTGGAGGTCTGA